In one Polynucleobacter sp. JS-JIR-5-A7 genomic region, the following are encoded:
- a CDS encoding DUF1840 domain-containing protein — protein MIYQFRSKAGPDVIMLADLTQRIFDILGRPLEPRGILTKEQLPTLITALETAILQDLEERSKENNPANEKTEKPKLADRLGQRAYPFLELMKQAKAKNEPVMWGV, from the coding sequence ATGATCTATCAATTTCGCTCCAAAGCGGGTCCGGACGTCATCATGCTGGCGGATCTGACTCAGCGAATTTTTGATATTTTGGGTCGGCCACTGGAACCCAGAGGGATCCTCACTAAAGAACAGCTCCCCACTCTCATTACAGCCTTGGAAACAGCCATCCTTCAAGACCTTGAAGAACGCTCTAAGGAAAATAATCCGGCTAATGAAAAAACTGAAAAGCCAAAGTTGGCCGACCGACTTGGCCAAAGGGCTTATCCTTTTTTAGAGCTCATGAAACAGGCAAAAGCCAAAAATGAGCCTGTGATGTGGGGCGTTTAA